Sequence from the Plasmodium relictum strain SGS1 genome assembly, contig: PRELSG_00_v1_58, whole genome shotgun sequence genome:
aatatgcattgaataatacataaacatttctcttatctcttaagtttttaataagttaacatttctttcttttaatttttatttacactaaaaattaaaacataacataacataacataacattctctcatcaaaaaaaaaaaaactttataaaaaaaaatataattaattttttttttataattacaaagatgtatatatatattaataaacaaacaaaaaaaaataattttatattttttttttttttttttttttttaatttataggactagcgtcagtgcatggctaacttgtacgtatacaactagcaactagcttagcatgctacaaaaggttaataataccttttattaaccacccacataataatacaaacaattttttatttttttaaaaaagaaaacgtAAAAAACATGGAAAAATTAAgacaatatttaaataaaccctataaaaaaaattctttaaaagaGATTTACGATTTTTTATTAGAGGAAGAAAAGAATATTATGTACTACTATAATGAAGCatctaaaatttttaatttgaatttaaATGACAAAAATCAGAATGGAATAGCTTTCaatgatttaataaataaagaaagtactgcaaataatttattctcTCTTTATGAAATCCTTATGAAATTAATTGGAGGTTTATTAATTAAGAAACAATTATTCATGATTATGGAAATGCGTAAATCATTATTAAGTATGAATTCATCGAAGGCAAGGAGATATATTTCACATGGAACAAGACAAATTTTAAGAAAGGAATACCAATTAAATTTACTTTCtcaaatagaaaaagaaaaatgtaaaataaaaaaaaattaagcttaatataagaaatttatatttatttgttacTACAAAAGATGATATAAAACGTATTCAAGTATCAAATTCTTTagtagataaaataaatggaaTTATAccaattttatatttcatttgtAATGTAAAAAGTAAAGATAAAGATAGAACTAatcttaataataaaaaaagggaTAATACGGAAAATGTTTTGCTTGCACTATATTATGCCAACCAAAGGCTTTTCGAAGTTactgaaaatgaaataaaataaaaatacatatttaaaaaaaatatattttttagtgAATTCATGAACAAAAATAAGTTTTCCAAGTGttgtttattaattggatatttggttaataaaacatGTTATTGTC
This genomic interval carries:
- a CDS encoding fam-j protein gives rise to the protein MEKLRQYLNKPYKKNSLKEIYDFLLEEEKNIMYYYNEASKIFNLNLNDKNQNGIAFNDLINKESTANNLFSLYEILMKLIGGLLIKKQLFMIMEMRKSLLSMNSSKARRYISHGTRQILRKEYQLNLLSQIEKEKYDIKRIQVSNSLVDKINGIIPILYFICNVKSKDKDRTNLNNKKRDNTENVLLALYYANQRLFEVTENEIK